The genomic window GGTTTGGAAGGGATCGAGCATTTTGATTCCTTAATATATCAGATCTTGTTTAGTGGAATAAAGTATGATATTTTATAATACAATAAGAATAAATTTCGTCTTACAATTTTAAATTTGGGTTTTAATGATAAATCAATTGAAAAAAATAGAAATTCTGACTTTCATTATTTTACTTTTTGGGTCATTTACTTGTAGAAGTAAGGTAAAATCTACCTGGTTTAAAAATGAAAATTATGGAATTCAAATTTCTTCAAAACAAAAAGGAATATTGATTTTATTTCCTTGCTATTTTTGTGATATTGAAAAAACTAGGGAGGAAGCACAATTTTTAATGGGCATTGATGATCGGGGAGTGACGACTATTATTTTGAATTACAATCAAAGACTTTTTATTTCTGAGGAGGAGAAGGAAAAGTTGAGAATTCAAATTGATACCATATTTCAATTTCATCATTTAAAGAATGATCCGATTTATATGGGCGGATTTAGCAGCGGTGGTAATATTGCTTTATTGCAATGTGACTATATGAGTACTCACGGTAGTAGAAATGTCAAAGCCGTTTTTTCTGTTGATGCTCCTTTGGATTTGAAACAACTCTTCTTGAACTGTCAAAATGACATCAAGCTAAATGCCAATGATGTTGCGATTCAAGAAGCCAATTATTTGACCATTGTTTTAAAAAATACTTTAGGTGATCCAATGGAAAATGATAGTATGTATACTGTATTTTCACCTTTTACGTACTCTCAAAATTCTCATACCGGGCTTCATCGGTTAAATGATTATCGGATTAGAATTTATACTGAACCATCACCTGAATGGCACAAGATCAACAGATCGCGGGATTACAACTATACGAATAGCCGGATGAATGAACGATTTTTTGAATACCTTCACTCGTTAGACACTCAGTCTTGTGACATCGTCAAAAGTGCAAATAAGGGAAAACGTGCCAATGGCGATATCAATCCACATTCTTGGAGCTTGGTGGAGCAGGATTCCCTCATTTCCTGGATGAAATTGTCTGATTGATGGCAATCAAATTTGAGGTTTTGTTTTTTGCAGGGCAAGCTTTGATATTTTGAAATTAAACTGAGAAAAATTTTACTCAACACTTGAAGAAATGTCGCTTTTTGTTTCCTGGTCACTCTTTTTGTAAGCGACGGCATTCTCTCCACATTGTTGGTTAGATCAAAAAATAGTAGCTTTCTTGAATTTGTCTGCGGGCAATGTTCACTACCTTTGTAGCCAAATAGACAGTAAAGTCTTACGGAATT from Saprospiraceae bacterium includes these protein-coding regions:
- a CDS encoding DUF2974 domain-containing protein, yielding MINQLKKIEILTFIILLFGSFTCRSKVKSTWFKNENYGIQISSKQKGILILFPCYFCDIEKTREEAQFLMGIDDRGVTTIILNYNQRLFISEEEKEKLRIQIDTIFQFHHLKNDPIYMGGFSSGGNIALLQCDYMSTHGSRNVKAVFSVDAPLDLKQLFLNCQNDIKLNANDVAIQEANYLTIVLKNTLGDPMENDSMYTVFSPFTYSQNSHTGLHRLNDYRIRIYTEPSPEWHKINRSRDYNYTNSRMNERFFEYLHSLDTQSCDIVKSANKGKRANGDINPHSWSLVEQDSLISWMKLSD